From the genome of Chania multitudinisentens RB-25, one region includes:
- a CDS encoding 6-phospho-alpha-glucosidase produces MKKFSVVVAGGGSTFTPGIVLMLLANQHRFPLRAIKFYDNDGARQETIAEACKILLQEQAPEIEFSYTTHPQTAFSDVDFVMAHIRVGKYPMREKDEKIPLRHGVVGQETCGPGGIAYGMRSIGGVLEIADYMAKYSPNAWMLNYSNPAAIVAEATRRLRPQAKILNICDMPIGIEGRMAQIAGLQDRKEMRTRYYGLNHFGWWTAVEDLAGNDLMPKIREHVAKCGYIPPTKQQTTEASWNDTFAKAKDVWALDPDTLPNTYLKYYLFPDYVVQHANPQHTRANEVMEHREKQVFGSCNAIIQAGKSSAGELEIDEHASYIVDLAAAIAFNTQERMLLIVPNNGAINNFDPEAMVEIPCLVGSNGPEPLVVGNIPQFQKGLMSQQVAVEKLVVDAWEQRSYQKLWQAITLSKTVPSASVAKAILDDLIAANKDYWPELR; encoded by the coding sequence ATGAAAAAATTCTCGGTCGTCGTCGCCGGTGGCGGCAGCACTTTTACGCCAGGCATCGTATTAATGCTGTTGGCAAACCAGCATCGTTTCCCGCTGCGCGCCATAAAATTCTACGACAACGATGGCGCACGCCAGGAAACCATTGCTGAAGCCTGTAAAATCCTGCTGCAAGAGCAGGCACCGGAGATTGAATTCAGTTACACCACTCATCCGCAAACCGCGTTCAGCGACGTTGATTTTGTCATGGCGCATATTCGGGTGGGCAAATACCCGATGCGAGAAAAAGACGAAAAAATTCCGCTGCGCCACGGCGTGGTGGGGCAAGAAACCTGTGGGCCAGGGGGAATCGCTTACGGGATGCGCTCTATCGGCGGCGTGCTGGAAATCGCTGACTATATGGCGAAATACTCGCCCAATGCCTGGATGCTCAATTATTCCAATCCGGCGGCGATTGTGGCCGAAGCGACCCGCCGCCTGCGCCCTCAGGCTAAAATTCTCAATATCTGCGATATGCCGATTGGCATCGAAGGGCGTATGGCGCAGATTGCCGGGCTGCAAGACCGCAAAGAGATGCGCACCCGCTATTATGGCCTGAATCACTTCGGCTGGTGGACTGCGGTTGAAGATCTGGCAGGCAACGATTTGATGCCGAAAATCCGTGAGCACGTGGCAAAATGTGGTTATATCCCGCCAACCAAACAGCAGACCACCGAAGCCAGCTGGAACGACACCTTTGCCAAAGCCAAAGACGTTTGGGCGCTCGATCCCGACACTTTGCCAAATACCTACCTGAAGTACTATCTGTTCCCTGATTATGTGGTGCAACATGCCAATCCGCAGCACACCCGTGCCAACGAAGTAATGGAACACCGCGAAAAACAGGTATTTGGTTCCTGTAACGCCATCATCCAGGCGGGAAAATCCTCGGCGGGTGAGCTGGAGATTGATGAACATGCTTCTTATATTGTCGATCTGGCAGCGGCGATTGCCTTTAACACTCAGGAACGCATGTTGTTGATTGTGCCCAATAACGGTGCCATCAATAATTTCGATCCAGAAGCGATGGTGGAAATCCCTTGTCTGGTAGGCAGCAACGGGCCAGAGCCGCTGGTGGTCGGGAACATTCCGCAATTCCAGAAAGGGTTGATGAGCCAGCAGGTGGCCGTGGAGAAATTAGTGGTGGATGCCTGGGAACAGCGTTCTTATCAAAAGCTCTGGCAGGCAATCACGCTATCCAAAACGGTGCCTAGCGCTTCCGTTGCCAAAGCCATTCTTGACGATCTGATCGCAGCCAATAAAGACTACTGGCCGGAATTACGCTAA
- a CDS encoding alpha-glucoside-specific PTS transporter subunit IIBC, translating to MLSQIQRFGGAMFTPVLLFPFAGMVVGLAIMLRNPLFVGEALTAPDHLFAQIVHIIEEGGWTVFRNMPLVFAIGLPIGLAKQAPGRACLAVLVSFLTWNYFINAMGMTWGHFFGVDFSAEPSAGSGLTFIAGIKTLDTSIIGAIVISGLVTAIHNRYFDKPLPVFLGIFQGSSFVVIIAFLVMIPCAWLTLLGWPKVQLGIESLQGFLRSAGALGVWVYTFLERILIPTGLHHFVYGPFIYGPAAVEGGIQVYWAQHLQEFSQSTEPLKNLFPEGGFALYGNSKIFGSVGIALALYFTAAPENRTKVAGLLIPATLTAMLVGITEPLEFTFLFISPLLFAVHAVLAATMATVMYLCGVVGNMGGGLLDQFLPQNWIPMFHNHSAMIATQIGIGVAFTALYFVIFRTLIVRFNLKTPGREESEIRLYSKADYQAARAQTTAAASPNQQTGQAIGFLRALGGSGNILSINNCATRLRITLADMALTQSDGHFKALGAHGVVRRSNGIQVIVGLHVPQVRDQLESLIKELSSLENTPIAEAVL from the coding sequence ATGCTCAGTCAAATACAACGCTTCGGTGGAGCCATGTTTACCCCGGTACTGCTGTTTCCGTTTGCCGGAATGGTGGTAGGTCTTGCGATCATGCTGCGTAACCCGTTGTTTGTCGGGGAAGCGCTCACCGCGCCCGATCATTTATTTGCGCAAATTGTCCATATTATCGAAGAAGGCGGTTGGACGGTTTTCCGCAATATGCCGCTTGTTTTTGCCATCGGTTTGCCGATTGGCCTGGCTAAACAAGCGCCTGGGCGCGCCTGTCTGGCAGTTTTGGTCAGCTTTCTCACTTGGAACTATTTTATTAATGCCATGGGCATGACCTGGGGCCATTTCTTTGGCGTGGATTTCAGCGCCGAACCGAGCGCAGGCAGCGGTTTAACCTTCATTGCCGGAATAAAAACGCTCGATACCAGCATTATTGGTGCGATTGTGATTTCCGGGCTGGTCACCGCAATTCATAACCGTTATTTCGACAAACCTTTGCCCGTCTTTCTGGGGATTTTTCAGGGCAGTTCTTTCGTGGTGATTATCGCTTTTCTGGTCATGATCCCCTGTGCCTGGCTCACCCTGCTGGGCTGGCCCAAAGTGCAACTGGGCATTGAATCGTTACAAGGGTTTTTGCGTAGCGCCGGGGCGCTTGGCGTCTGGGTTTATACCTTCCTCGAACGTATTCTGATCCCGACCGGGCTGCATCACTTCGTTTACGGCCCCTTTATTTACGGCCCGGCCGCCGTTGAAGGTGGAATTCAGGTTTACTGGGCGCAACATTTGCAAGAATTCAGCCAAAGTACCGAACCGCTGAAAAACCTGTTCCCAGAAGGCGGCTTTGCGCTGTACGGCAATTCAAAAATCTTCGGTTCAGTGGGAATTGCGTTAGCACTCTATTTCACCGCCGCGCCTGAAAACCGCACCAAGGTAGCTGGTTTACTGATCCCTGCCACTTTGACTGCCATGTTGGTGGGCATCACCGAACCGCTGGAATTCACCTTCTTGTTCATCTCGCCGCTGTTATTTGCGGTACACGCCGTGCTGGCGGCCACCATGGCAACGGTGATGTATCTCTGTGGCGTGGTCGGCAACATGGGGGGCGGCCTGCTTGACCAGTTTCTGCCGCAAAATTGGATACCCATGTTCCATAACCATAGCGCGATGATCGCCACCCAAATCGGCATCGGCGTTGCGTTTACCGCTCTCTACTTTGTTATCTTCCGCACGCTGATCGTGCGCTTCAACCTGAAAACTCCGGGCCGCGAAGAGAGTGAAATCAGACTCTACAGCAAGGCGGATTACCAGGCGGCGCGTGCTCAAACCACGGCGGCAGCCAGCCCGAACCAGCAAACCGGCCAAGCGATCGGTTTCCTGCGGGCGCTTGGCGGCAGCGGCAATATTCTTAGCATCAATAACTGCGCAACACGCCTACGTATCACGCTGGCCGATATGGCGCTCACGCAAAGCGACGGCCACTTTAAAGCGCTGGGGGCACATGGCGTTGTGCGCCGCAGCAACGGTATTCAGGTCATTGTCGGCCTGCACGTTCCCCAAGTCCGGGATCAACTCGAGAGCCTGATAAAAGAGCTCTCCTCTCTCGAAAACACACCCATAGCAGAGGCAGTATTATGA
- a CDS encoding GntR family transcriptional regulator produces MIYKSIADQLRIRLNSADYNIGSPLPSEKKLVEEFAVSRMTIRKAVDLLIEWGLVIRRHGSGTYVANKDVHHETTNLTGFIEVMKNQGKQVVSEVLEFVVMPAPPAIASQLRIKIDERIYYSRRVRSVDGKPLMVEDSYMPMKLFRNLSVAHLEGSKFAYIEDECHMTICGNYESLTPVLADKKMAALLNIEQQTPILRITSLSYSDNGQFLNYSVMFRNASEYQVDYHLRRESPRNRLPDP; encoded by the coding sequence ATGATCTATAAATCTATTGCCGATCAGTTACGTATTCGGCTGAATTCTGCGGATTACAACATTGGTAGCCCGTTACCCAGTGAAAAAAAGCTGGTGGAGGAATTTGCGGTATCACGGATGACCATTCGTAAAGCGGTGGATCTATTGATTGAATGGGGATTGGTTATCCGCCGCCATGGCAGTGGAACTTATGTGGCAAATAAAGATGTGCATCATGAAACCACTAATCTGACCGGTTTTATTGAGGTGATGAAAAATCAGGGTAAGCAAGTGGTGAGTGAAGTATTGGAGTTTGTCGTCATGCCCGCTCCCCCGGCAATTGCCAGCCAACTGCGGATAAAAATAGATGAACGCATCTATTATTCGCGCCGGGTGCGCTCGGTTGACGGTAAACCCCTGATGGTGGAAGACAGCTATATGCCGATGAAATTATTCCGCAATTTATCGGTTGCTCACTTGGAGGGTTCTAAATTTGCCTACATTGAAGATGAATGTCATATGACGATATGTGGCAACTATGAAAGTCTGACACCGGTATTGGCCGATAAAAAAATGGCGGCATTGCTGAATATTGAACAGCAGACGCCCATTTTGCGAATCACCTCACTTTCTTACAGCGATAATGGTCAATTCCTGAACTATTCGGTGATGTTCCGTAATGCCAGTGAATACCAGGTGGATTACCACTTAAGGCGCGAATCACCCCGTAACCGCCTGCCAGATCCCTGA
- a CDS encoding glycogen/starch/alpha-glucan phosphorylase: protein MNTELTNIKMPSIEEIKKSVISKLRYSLCLELESATNADIFNALALTLRDYQLDGFFNTRKVQKATKSKRLYYLSMEFLLGQSLRNNLTNVGLLQQAKQAIEELGFDFEQITAEEPDAALGNGGLGRLAACFIDSMATLDIAASGHGIKYEYGLFKQVIQNNKQVEQPDDWHSTHSPWLIEHHSQLMLIPIGGHIEEGEDSEGNYNPMWMDWKVLVGIPHDYLVTGYGGKTVNTLRLYSAGASDSFDVHIFNRGDYLRAVSEKIASENISKILYPADEIQSGKELRLTQEYFLVACTLRDIFHDYAQISSDITALPDSVAIQLNDTHPALAIVEMMRVLVDEHRLDWAVAWGITQKTCAFTNHTLMPEALETWPVALFEKLLPRHLQIIYEINHRFLDEVAEKWPDKPHLLASLSLFEERGEKKVRMANLAIVGSHKVNGVAKLHSELITQTLVPDFYFITPEKFTNQTNGVTPRRWLQQANPNLATFLTRQLGNGWVTDLDKLQRLKKLAKDSGVVEEIQAIKLKNKQALCRQIAAQQGVQLDPLAMFDCQVKRIHEYKRQLLNILHVIHAYLEIVESGHTQAPKVHLFAGKAAPGYAMAKLIIQLINEVARKVNSDPRTKGQLSVLFLEDYKVSLAEHIIPATDLSEQISTAGTEASGTSNMKFAMNGALTIGTLDGANIEIRDAVGEENFYLFGANADEINTHRQAGSHNRIYQNNDPAINRAVEALISGRFNADTSIFWPIYHMLTEGDHYCHLLDFDSYRIAQQQAQADFSQQLQWHQRALLNIANMGSFSSDRTIKGYATEIWGIGS from the coding sequence ATGAATACAGAATTAACCAATATCAAGATGCCCAGTATTGAAGAAATAAAGAAAAGCGTTATCAGTAAGTTGAGATACAGTTTGTGCCTGGAACTTGAAAGCGCCACCAATGCTGACATTTTTAATGCATTGGCATTAACCCTACGGGATTATCAGCTTGATGGCTTCTTTAATACGCGGAAAGTGCAGAAAGCAACAAAATCCAAACGTCTCTATTATCTCTCCATGGAGTTTTTACTTGGCCAGTCCTTGCGTAATAACCTGACGAATGTCGGATTACTGCAACAGGCCAAACAGGCGATTGAAGAATTAGGGTTTGATTTTGAGCAGATTACGGCGGAAGAGCCGGATGCGGCTTTAGGTAATGGTGGATTAGGGCGTTTGGCGGCCTGTTTTATTGACTCCATGGCAACGCTGGATATCGCCGCTTCTGGTCACGGCATTAAATATGAATATGGTCTGTTTAAACAGGTCATCCAGAATAATAAGCAGGTTGAACAGCCTGATGACTGGCATTCAACACATTCCCCCTGGTTAATCGAACACCATTCACAGTTGATGTTAATTCCTATCGGCGGCCATATTGAAGAAGGCGAAGATAGTGAGGGGAATTACAATCCGATGTGGATGGACTGGAAAGTCCTGGTGGGTATTCCCCATGATTATCTGGTAACGGGGTATGGGGGGAAAACGGTAAATACGCTGCGCTTGTACAGCGCGGGCGCATCTGATTCATTTGACGTGCATATCTTTAACCGCGGTGATTACCTGCGTGCGGTCAGCGAGAAGATTGCTTCAGAGAATATTTCGAAAATACTTTACCCGGCAGATGAGATCCAATCAGGCAAAGAACTGCGGCTGACGCAAGAGTATTTTCTGGTTGCCTGTACGTTGCGTGACATCTTTCACGATTATGCGCAGATTTCTTCGGATATTACCGCGCTGCCTGATTCCGTTGCCATCCAGCTAAACGACACCCACCCGGCGTTGGCTATTGTCGAAATGATGCGGGTTCTGGTGGATGAACATCGTCTGGATTGGGCGGTTGCCTGGGGAATTACGCAAAAAACCTGCGCCTTCACCAACCACACCTTAATGCCTGAAGCGCTGGAAACCTGGCCGGTGGCGTTATTTGAAAAATTGCTGCCGCGTCACCTGCAAATTATTTATGAGATCAACCATCGCTTCCTTGATGAGGTGGCAGAAAAATGGCCTGATAAGCCGCATTTGCTGGCGTCACTGTCGCTGTTTGAAGAAAGAGGCGAGAAAAAGGTCCGCATGGCGAACCTTGCCATCGTTGGCAGCCATAAGGTGAATGGGGTTGCCAAGCTGCATTCTGAATTGATTACCCAAACGCTGGTGCCTGATTTTTATTTCATCACGCCAGAAAAGTTCACCAATCAGACTAACGGCGTTACGCCTCGGCGCTGGCTTCAGCAGGCCAACCCTAACCTGGCCACGTTTTTAACCCGCCAGTTGGGCAACGGTTGGGTCACCGATCTCGACAAGTTGCAACGGCTGAAAAAATTGGCCAAAGACAGCGGGGTGGTAGAAGAAATCCAGGCAATCAAGCTCAAGAACAAACAGGCGCTATGCCGCCAGATTGCCGCCCAGCAAGGGGTTCAGCTTGATCCGTTGGCGATGTTTGACTGCCAGGTGAAGCGTATCCATGAGTACAAACGGCAATTGCTGAATATTCTGCATGTGATACATGCGTACCTGGAAATTGTGGAGTCCGGCCATACGCAAGCGCCTAAAGTACACCTGTTTGCCGGCAAGGCGGCACCGGGTTACGCCATGGCAAAATTGATCATCCAACTGATTAATGAAGTGGCGAGAAAGGTGAATAGCGATCCTCGAACCAAAGGCCAGCTTAGCGTGCTGTTTCTTGAGGATTATAAAGTCTCACTGGCTGAACACATTATTCCCGCTACCGATCTTTCTGAGCAGATTTCCACTGCGGGCACTGAGGCTTCTGGCACCAGTAACATGAAGTTTGCCATGAATGGAGCATTGACGATCGGGACATTGGATGGCGCCAATATTGAGATCCGCGATGCGGTTGGGGAAGAAAATTTTTATCTGTTTGGCGCCAATGCGGATGAAATTAATACCCACCGGCAAGCGGGTTCGCATAATCGGATTTATCAGAATAACGATCCGGCGATTAACCGGGCCGTGGAGGCGCTGATCTCCGGCCGTTTTAATGCGGATACCTCTATTTTCTGGCCGATTTATCACATGCTTACCGAGGGCGATCACTATTGCCACTTGCTGGACTTTGACAGCTATCGCATAGCACAGCAGCAGGCGCAGGCTGATTTCTCCCAGCAGTTGCAATGGCACCAGCGGGCATTGCTGAATATTGCCAATATGGGCAGTTTCTCCAGCGATCGCACGATCAAAGGCTATGCGACGGAAATTTGGGGAATAGGTTCTTGA
- a CDS encoding PP2C family protein-serine/threonine phosphatase: MEQLTDSHHSAAMEVTVLIVDDSKSYRHLMATMLAKWGFRICEAEDGECALRLLEQQSVHIVISDWEMPVMNGVDLCRAIRSNDFGRYIYVILVTARQSLEDLLTGMEAGADDFLSKPVNQSQLRARLHAAERVLQLENTLAARNEKISSAYRQIESDLQAAAKLQNSVLPAHNLFLSGFEADWMFLPSAYVSGDLLNYFSLNERHIAFFSVDVAGHGVSAAMLSLAVAREFLTGRISNQLLVNQNGAGESSPVAPHQVVGELNQRFCLDNDEVFSYYTLIYGVIDTTNGQGTLCQAGHPTPFIIRTGGELFPIGDGGMPVGLLPQAEYQDSHFTLEIGDRLYLYSDGITECENDQQELYGEQRLQQLLRECRMLPKHQVFERVEKVLSLWRSSEVTQRQEQDLKQPRPFTDDISLMAIERCAPRP; encoded by the coding sequence ATGGAACAGCTTACTGATAGTCATCATTCCGCAGCGATGGAAGTGACGGTACTGATTGTGGATGACTCAAAAAGCTATCGCCATCTGATGGCTACGATGCTGGCTAAATGGGGATTCCGTATCTGCGAAGCGGAGGACGGCGAGTGCGCGCTACGCCTGTTGGAACAGCAATCGGTGCATATCGTGATCAGCGATTGGGAAATGCCGGTAATGAACGGTGTTGATCTGTGCCGGGCGATCCGCAGTAACGATTTTGGTCGTTATATCTATGTCATTCTGGTGACCGCCCGGCAATCTCTTGAGGATCTGCTCACGGGAATGGAGGCCGGGGCCGATGATTTTCTGTCTAAACCGGTAAACCAGAGCCAGCTCCGTGCCCGGTTGCATGCCGCAGAACGCGTACTGCAACTCGAAAACACTCTGGCGGCACGCAATGAAAAAATCTCCTCTGCTTACCGGCAAATCGAGTCCGACTTGCAGGCGGCGGCGAAGCTCCAGAACAGCGTGCTGCCAGCCCATAATCTGTTTTTGTCTGGCTTCGAAGCGGATTGGATGTTTCTGCCTTCCGCTTATGTCTCAGGGGATCTGCTGAATTACTTCTCGCTGAATGAACGGCATATCGCGTTTTTCAGTGTGGATGTTGCAGGCCATGGCGTCAGTGCGGCGATGCTGTCTTTGGCGGTTGCGCGGGAGTTTTTGACGGGCCGGATCAGTAACCAACTGTTGGTCAATCAAAACGGCGCGGGGGAAAGTTCACCAGTGGCACCGCATCAGGTGGTGGGGGAACTGAATCAGCGTTTTTGCCTGGATAATGACGAGGTCTTTAGCTATTACACGCTGATTTATGGCGTGATAGATACCACCAATGGTCAGGGTACGCTTTGCCAGGCTGGGCATCCGACGCCTTTCATTATTCGTACCGGAGGTGAGCTGTTTCCTATCGGGGACGGGGGAATGCCTGTGGGGTTGCTCCCGCAGGCCGAATACCAGGACAGCCACTTTACGCTTGAGATTGGCGATCGCCTTTACCTGTACAGCGACGGCATTACTGAGTGTGAAAACGACCAGCAGGAACTTTACGGCGAACAACGTTTACAACAACTGCTCCGCGAATGTCGGATGCTACCCAAACATCAGGTGTTTGAGCGGGTGGAGAAGGTATTAAGTCTCTGGCGCAGCAGTGAAGTTACCCAGCGTCAGGAACAGGATCTAAAGCAACCTCGGCCTTTTACCGATGATATTTCACTGATGGCCATTGAACGCTGTGCACCGCGCCCATAG
- a CDS encoding STAS domain-containing protein, with product MNFDVQSENGIEIIVPLVRRLDASVAVVFKEEILSFIQQGKHYILLDFNQVDFIDSSCLGALVSLLKTLNGRGELAMCSLNSNIQHMFKLTRMDRIFTIGDDRASTLKTLTR from the coding sequence ATGAACTTTGATGTTCAGTCTGAGAACGGGATCGAGATTATTGTTCCTCTGGTACGCCGCCTGGATGCTTCGGTGGCGGTGGTGTTCAAAGAAGAAATCCTGTCTTTCATTCAGCAGGGTAAACACTACATTCTGCTGGATTTCAATCAGGTCGATTTTATTGACAGTAGTTGTCTGGGTGCCCTGGTATCGCTGCTCAAGACGCTTAATGGCCGTGGTGAATTAGCCATGTGCTCATTGAACAGCAATATCCAGCACATGTTCAAACTGACGCGGATGGACAGAATTTTCACTATTGGTGACGACCGTGCGTCGACGCTAAAAACACTGACTCGCTGA
- a CDS encoding ATP-binding protein yields the protein MASVSTTLSLPASLESLAELSNALYDFVAPFALGSALVYQVDLASCEAFTNIVKHAVNYDDSQEVIITLSNDGHCLTLTLSDAGIAIPDKVLRELEHPSSLSPDPLVHSSWPEGGMGLILIQSMMDSVSYETENGRNILSLTKQLPSEHA from the coding sequence ATGGCAAGCGTCAGCACTACACTGAGTTTACCAGCATCGCTGGAGAGCCTGGCAGAGCTGAGCAATGCGTTGTATGACTTTGTTGCTCCTTTTGCGCTGGGCTCGGCACTGGTTTATCAGGTTGATCTGGCTTCCTGTGAAGCCTTTACCAACATCGTCAAGCACGCAGTGAACTATGATGATAGTCAGGAGGTTATCATTACGTTGAGTAATGATGGCCATTGCCTGACGTTAACGCTGTCTGATGCGGGTATCGCGATCCCTGATAAGGTTTTACGCGAGTTGGAGCATCCATCAAGCCTTTCGCCCGATCCACTGGTTCACTCCAGTTGGCCGGAGGGGGGAATGGGGCTGATCTTGATTCAGTCCATGATGGATAGCGTCAGCTACGAAACGGAAAATGGGCGCAATATTCTAAGTTTAACCAAACAGTTACCCAGTGAGCACGCGTGA
- a CDS encoding diguanylate cyclase domain-containing protein: MIEPCRSANEPLHQRAVVDSLLILDKNAQGKLDRITRLAASYFGVPVALVSLIDRERQWFLSSFGLEVQETSSKDSFCVHAILQKDTLVVPDTASDARFSAHPQVTGGLGIGFYAGQPLLSLAGVPLGTLCILDQQSRTFSAEQVADLRDFAAIVEEYLHGIERSIYTESLKSDLERTEALFEQTFSQAAVGMALVSLKGQWLRVNPRLCEMLGYSEQELLERTFQEITHPDDLDKDLGVLRRLLANEISTCSMEKRYFRSDGAIVWVQLTVSLNRLPEGTHHHFISVVVDITERKVAENNLRTLQHELEDRVILRTQELNVVVNKLNLEIENRVSAQHQLNAEKERLRAITDNMPALISQVGPDEIYQFANSAYQRWFGLDEASLKKMTLRQFVGESAYLEAKPMIEQALQGKSVCFEHELQALSGKLLIHTTLVPGETQGFYILSMDISELKRLQRRLEYDASHDMLTGLPNRRAFLSQLALSMEECTNTKPSMALLFIDLDGFKQINDTFGHDFGDAVLKTFAKLLNGCIRNQGFVARLAGDEFTAILWHLTEPQAEVERYCKEIFMQLAELHSIAERQITISVSIGVAMYSGDGTTAKELLRQADTAMYRAKLAGKGRYFIY, encoded by the coding sequence ATGATCGAGCCTTGCCGCTCTGCCAATGAACCGCTGCACCAGCGGGCAGTAGTAGACTCGCTTCTCATTCTGGACAAAAACGCGCAGGGAAAACTGGATCGGATCACGCGGCTTGCCGCTAGCTACTTTGGCGTGCCCGTTGCGCTGGTTTCGCTGATTGATCGCGAACGCCAGTGGTTCTTATCGAGTTTTGGCCTAGAGGTGCAAGAGACATCAAGCAAGGATTCGTTCTGCGTTCACGCCATTTTGCAGAAAGACACCTTGGTGGTGCCGGATACGGCCAGCGATGCGCGTTTTTCCGCTCATCCACAGGTCACCGGCGGGCTCGGGATTGGTTTTTACGCGGGGCAACCTCTGTTGTCACTTGCGGGGGTGCCGCTGGGGACTTTGTGTATCCTTGACCAACAATCTCGCACTTTCTCTGCGGAGCAGGTGGCGGACCTGCGCGATTTTGCGGCGATCGTTGAGGAATATCTGCACGGTATCGAACGCAGTATTTACACCGAAAGCCTTAAGTCGGACCTGGAACGCACCGAAGCTCTGTTTGAGCAGACTTTTTCTCAGGCGGCGGTGGGGATGGCGTTGGTATCACTTAAAGGGCAGTGGCTGCGAGTTAATCCACGCCTGTGCGAGATGTTAGGTTATAGCGAACAGGAATTGCTGGAACGGACGTTTCAGGAGATTACGCATCCTGACGATCTGGACAAGGATTTGGGGGTATTGCGGCGGTTATTGGCAAATGAAATCTCCACCTGCTCAATGGAAAAACGTTATTTCCGTTCTGATGGGGCGATTGTGTGGGTGCAGCTGACGGTTTCCTTAAACCGCCTGCCGGAAGGAACTCATCACCATTTTATTTCCGTGGTGGTGGATATTACGGAGCGCAAAGTCGCGGAAAATAATCTGCGCACGTTGCAGCATGAACTGGAAGATCGGGTCATTCTGCGCACTCAAGAATTAAATGTGGTGGTGAACAAGCTGAATCTGGAAATTGAGAACCGGGTGAGTGCTCAACACCAGCTCAATGCAGAAAAAGAGCGTTTACGCGCCATCACGGACAATATGCCTGCGCTGATCAGCCAAGTCGGCCCTGATGAGATCTATCAGTTTGCCAACAGTGCGTATCAGCGCTGGTTTGGCCTTGATGAAGCCTCACTGAAGAAAATGACATTACGGCAGTTTGTCGGGGAAAGCGCTTACCTTGAGGCTAAGCCGATGATCGAACAGGCGTTGCAGGGGAAGAGTGTCTGTTTTGAGCATGAATTGCAGGCGCTGAGCGGTAAGCTGTTGATTCATACCACGCTGGTGCCTGGTGAAACCCAAGGTTTCTATATTTTGTCGATGGATATCAGCGAGCTTAAACGGTTGCAGCGGCGGCTGGAATATGATGCATCGCACGATATGCTGACCGGTTTACCTAACCGGCGGGCATTTCTCAGTCAGCTGGCGCTGAGCATGGAGGAATGTACCAATACTAAACCCTCAATGGCTTTACTGTTTATCGATCTGGATGGGTTCAAACAGATTAATGATACTTTTGGGCATGATTTTGGCGATGCTGTTTTAAAGACCTTTGCCAAATTGCTCAACGGCTGTATCCGTAACCAGGGCTTTGTTGCCCGTTTGGCTGGGGATGAGTTCACTGCCATTCTTTGGCACCTGACGGAACCACAGGCAGAAGTGGAGCGTTATTGTAAAGAGATATTTATGCAATTGGCAGAGCTGCACAGCATTGCTGAGCGGCAAATCACAATCTCTGTCAGCATTGGCGTTGCGATGTATAGCGGTGATGGCACAACCGCGAAAGAACTGCTGAGGCAAGCTGATACCGCGATGTATCGCGCGAAATTGGCGGGCAAGGGCAGATATTTCATCTATTAA